One Aphidius gifuensis isolate YNYX2018 linkage group LG3, ASM1490517v1, whole genome shotgun sequence DNA window includes the following coding sequences:
- the LOC122853041 gene encoding cysteine and histidine-rich protein 1 homolog, which yields MADPSCEASSSSSNTIIEQPQQQQQQQQSSQVVQQLHDDIDKNDDFIEPDKKRRKLIKTDGKSDQKLEHRLGGILCCAVCLDLPRAAVYQCTNGHLMCAGCFTHVLADARLRDELATCPNCRIEISKTSASRNLAVEKAVSELPAECQFCAKEFPRNSLERHEESMCDERITSCKYSRIGCPWRGPNHEVPEHEDTCVHPHTKGKDVMEALRDIDARTLEERRLCDSVFDLLSYEKITFNDLQMKPYRTDEFVHKLFYETSRFTAFNNQWVVKARINNSQRDPTQSSERDMTYQLILKTKTTYPLPLHYLILKGPFGDMKVQPRIHRFDFTEQDNESPYLPLPLPDTAECNRLLAAKAISFRLIMFLASK from the exons ATGGCTGATCCAAGTTGTGaggcatcatcatcatcatcaaatactATTATTGaacaaccacaacaacaacaacaacaacaacaatcatcaCAAGTTGTACAACAATTacatgatgatattgataaaaatgatgatttcaTTGAGCCCGATAAAAAAAGAcgcaaattaattaaaacagaTGGTAAAAGTGATCAAAAATTGGAACATCGTTTGGGTGGAATTTTATGCTGCGCCGTTTGTCTTGATCTTCCTAGGGCTGCAGTTTATcag TGTACAAATGGACACTTGATGTGCGCTGGTTGTTTCACTCATGTATTGGCTGATGCTAGATTGCGTGATGAATTGGCAACATGTCCAAATTGTCGTATTGAAATAAGTAAAACATCAGCATCAAGGAATTTAGCTGTTGAAAAAGCTGTATCTGAATTACCAGCTGAATGTCAATTTTGTGCTAAAGAATTTCCTCGAAATTCATTGGAACGTCATGAAGAATCCATGTGCGATGAGAG aATAACAAGCTGTAAATATAGCAGAATTGGTTGTCCATGGCGTGGACCAAATCATGAAGTACCAGAACATGAAGACACTTGTGTACATCCTCATACAAAAGGGAAAGATGTCATGGAAGCACTTCGTGATATTGATGCACGTACACTTGAAGAACGTAGATTATGTGACAGTGTATTTGATTTACTATcctatgaaaaaattacattcaatg ATTTGCAGATGAAACCATATCGTACTGATGAATttgttcataaattattttatgaaacaTCACGTTTTACTGCATTCAATAATCAATGGGTTGTTAAAGctagaataaataatagccAACGTGATCCAACTCAAAGTTCAGAGCGTGACATGACTTATCAG ctcatattaaaaacaaaaacaacatatcCATTACCACTAcattatttgatattgaaaGGACCATTTGGTGATATGAAAGTACAACCACGTATTCATCGTTTTGATTTTACTGAACAGGACAATGAGAGTCCATATTTGCCACTACCACTTCCTGATACTGCTGAATGCAACAGATTACTTGCTGCAAAAGCCATAAGTTTTCG atTGATTATGTTTCTAGCATCAAAGTAG
- the LOC122853036 gene encoding malate dehydrogenase-like: protein MLISKIQLSNLNNLSCYKNNINVGIIGGGMTSIYTAIILKQLKHINTINIIDTKDCLSGDVVDASNIDTSAKIKYYKIQDFNEAVSKTNIIALMDNVDSRISTNDPKEQFSMISNYIRDIAKKLVMTCPSAIFVVFARPVTSTLPLVSEIFRRYGQWNPSKVIGSVGIDKMRIEAMAGNLFDLDPAFISIPIVGGADPTTIVPLITRAQSLNQISREHERQLINQLKTADIDLEETNGNFNGPSMSSGVSSAKLISQIAQALTGKTNIINSIYIRSNIMPFCRFFTHEVKLGVHGVENKLPLPKVSPLALELIEQAVLNINEQCKHVNDYLDNEHIDITDKSCENLTCKLKE, encoded by the exons atgttaatttcaaaaatacaattatcaaatttaaataatttatcttgttataaaaataatataaatgttggTATAATTGGTGGAGGAATGACCTCAATTTACACAGcaattatattaaaacaattaaaacacataaatacaataaatattattgacacAAAAGATTGTTTATCaggtgatgttgttgatgcCAGTAACATAGACACATCAGCaaagattaaatattataaaattcaagattTTAATGAAGCTGTATCAAaa aCAAATATAATTGCATTGATGGACAATGTAGACAGTAGAATAAGTACCAATGATCCAAAAGAACAATTTTCGATGATTTCAAATTACATCAGGGACATTGCTAAGAAATTGGTGATGACATGTCCATCAgcaatttttgttgtatttgctCGTCCAGTGACATCAACACTGCCACTTGTATCAGAAATATTTCGTAGATATGGACAATGGAATCCTAGTAAAGTTATTGGATCAGTTGGTATTGATAAAATGAGAATTGAAGCAATGGctggtaatttatttgacttgGATCCAGCTTTTATTTCAATTCCAATTGTTGGAGGTGCTGATCCAACGACAATTGTACCATTAATAACAAGAGCACAATCATTAAATCAAATATCAcga GAACATGAAagacaattaataaatcaacttaaAACAGCTGATATTGATCTGGAAGAAACAAATGGTAATTTTAATGGACCATCAATGTCATCTGGAGTATCTAGTGCAAAATTAATATCACAAATTGCTCAAGCATTAACtggaaaaacaaatatcattAACAGTATTTACATACGTTCAAATATCATGCCattttgtagattttttactCATGAAGTTAAACTTGGTGTTCAtggtgttgaaaataaattaccattaCCAAAAGTATCACCATTGGCACTTGAACTCATTGAACAAGCTGTCCtaaatataaatgaacaaTGTAAACATGTCAATGATTATTTGGATAATGAACACATTGATATTACTGATAAATCATGTGaaaatttaacttgtaaattaaaagaataa
- the LOC122853034 gene encoding endoplasmic reticulum junction formation protein lunapark-A isoform X3, whose translation MTVNVHKNKKNTIHIHCTVKLISHKKWVLYFPDLDIIITKKMVSWYYKRKISKNHDKLITMEQEKKKILEEVTEKETYKKAKEILLKFAPDQLRMTPLTPQPVGKITSPTDTPKRPVDTPRASITSPIGSVVPQSGRGVGQNALSPMSAGGNELRRRAFNFASPGGVTPSIGTPKFGARPLAIGFTSQYNTPAGPMSNIKSPVASLMSPRSPLPRPILSQQRSYLDRLVEYLVGDGPSNRYALICQQCDSHNGMALKEEFEFFGFRCCYCNYWNAARKQKPSAPKLDNDVTSPIAFALNSKKLTESSNSSGSDSDIEVVEKPDTSDNDTPEEHIPENKTTESEQEVENLSDDKILTTTQVATESAHNEEMEIDESPRK comes from the exons ATGACAGTCAAcgtacataaaaataaaaaaaacacaattcaTATTCATTGCacagttaaattaatatctcaCAAAAAATGGGTGTTATATTTTCCAGATTTAGA tattataattactaaaaaaatggTGAGTTGGTACTACAAGCGAAAGATTTctaaaaatcatgataaactAATAACAAtggaacaagaaaaaaaaaaaatattagaagaaGTTACAGAGAAAGAAACTTACAAAAAAGCCAAggaaatattgttaaaatttgcTCCAGATCAACTTCGAATGACACCG CTGACACCACAG ccTGTTGGAAAAATTACAAGTCCAACAGATACACCAAAACGTCCAGTTGATACACCACGTGCTTCAATAACATCACCAATTGGATCAGTTGTACCACAAAGTGGACGAGGTGTTGGACAAAATGCACTGTCACCAATGTCAGCTGGTGGAAATGAATTACGAAGACGAGCATTTAATTTTGCAAGTCCAGGAGGAGTAACACCATCAATTGGTACGCCAAAATTTGGTGCTCGTCCTCTTGCTATTGGATTTACATCCCAATACAATACTCCAGCTGGACCAATGTCCAATATTAAATCACCTGTTGCTTCGTTAATGAGCCCTC gcTCACCTTTACCGCGTCCAATTCTTTCTCAGCAGAGAAGTTATTTGGATCGTTTGGTTGAATATCTTGTTGGTGATGGACCATCAAATAGATATGCTTTAATTTGTCAACAGTGTGATTCACACAATGGCATGGCATTAAAAGaagaatttgaattttttggttttcgttgttgttattgtaattattggaATGCAGCAAGAAAACAAAAACCATCAGCACCAAAATTAGATAATGATGTTACATCACCAATTGCATTTGCATtgaattctaaaaaattaactgaatCATCAAATTCATCTGGTTCTG atTCTGATATCGAGGTTGTTGAGAAACCTGATACATCAGACAATGATACTCCAGAAGAGCATATaccagaaaataaaacaactgaaTCTGAACAAG
- the LOC122851070 gene encoding uncharacterized protein LOC122851070, protein MAENLEKQKDASSSAEDVNKPQRLLLFEQFIKKVEHSILKVDDFLSKISTTYKLDIKPMNMEFLKLDKFFEVWVCLISPRMTKDNSLIFDDETCFTRQQLELIYGTDFVKTFVEFLLSLQTFSQIELKLFTTVAVLSNNIYSYTLSAAGHYFFDNDKDAQKLKNFCASFFDYDILPKLLKLRELVEQHNNAIERFCENYWPKLDISKLIALRLNIPITEDMRSSSVDLGLIAEIVEARKIHLWNGWANAITTHITRRLSFAHVCLESLTRKDQACLLKHGLVEVWVCEKSCHMPINPIEFRPMNSCRKQLELLHGPDFVNAFTETLLSLQAYQLSTLEMELFQEIVLLNQRPGLVDVEAVQKLQDLAIEKFSAERLKNQTNNVDIPTLDISQMLSKLQALSLLHSNSLDWLKENSSKVSLPDFFCELFDVPNFILKKI, encoded by the exons ATg gCTGAAAATCTAGAAAAACAAAAGGATGCATCATCAAGTGCTGAAGATGTTAATAAACCTCAAAGACTTTTGTTATTcgaacaatttataaaaaaagttgaacaTTCGATTCTAAAAGTGGATGACTTCCTTAGCAAAATTAGTACTACCTATAAACTTGACATAAAGCCAATGAatatggaatttttaaaattggataaattttttgaggTATGGGTTTGTCTAATATCTCCACGTATGACAAAGGATAATTCATTGATATTTGATGACGAGACTTGTTTTACAAGACAACAACTTGAACTCATCTATGGA ACCGATTTTGTTAAAACATTCgtagaatttttattgtcattacaAACATTTTCTCAGattgaattgaaattattcACTACTGTTGCTGTATTGAGCAATAATATATACTCTTATACTTTGTCTGCTGCtggacattatttttttgataatgataaagatgcacaaaaattaaaaaatttttgtgcaAGTTTTTTTGATTATGACATTTTACCAAAGTTACTAAAATTACGGGAACTTGTTGAACAACACAATAATGCAATTGAGAGGTTTTGTGAAAATTATTGGCCTAAATTAGATATTTCCAAACTCATTGCTTTGCGATTGAATATTCCAATCACTGAGGACATG cGTTCAAGTTCAGTGGATCTCGGATTGATTGCTGAAATTGTTGAAGCacgaaaaattcatttatggAATGGTTGGGCAAATGCAATAACAACTCATATAACGAGACGATTAAGCTTTGCACATGTTTGTCTTGAATCATTAACAAGAAAAGATCAAGCATGTCTCCTAAAACACGGTTTGGTTGAGGTATGGGTTTGTGAAAAATCATGCCACATGCCTATAAATCCAATCGAATTCCGTCCTATGAATAGTTGTAGGAAGCAACTTGAACTTTTGCATGGA ccTGATTTTGTTAATGCATTTACAGAAACTTTATTGTCATTGCAAGCATATCAATTATCTACACTTGAAATGGAATTATTTCAGGAGATTGTTTTATTGAACCAAAGACCTGGTTTAGTTGACGTTGAAGCTgtacaaaaattacaagatcTTGCAATTGAAAAGTTCTCAGcagaaagattaaaaaatcaaacgaATAATGTTGATATTCCAACTCTTGATATTTCACAaatgttatcaaaattacaagcACTTTCTTTACTACACTCGAATTCTCTTGATTGgttgaaagaaaattcaaGTAAAGTAAGTCTTCCAGACTTTTTTTGTGAGCTCTTCGACGtcccaaattttattttaaaaaaaatatga
- the LOC122853040 gene encoding uncharacterized protein LOC122853040 yields MDSVAVTVPLRPPTKKMKKRKELDALAPSHVISRRTSGKRSSQELLTDSSDERSEYWNVSIRGNRKARARRGRSCPGLFRACNAFFGCASVLATASLIWLFIDVRQQLTSLRVEVDQVIAGSDGVQDTLQKCHSLSKELQNNQTFLYTQLADVKLQIANFTTQLSSLQPELHQVQELLNRAPELTNVPKDLNNILNSVATFGSKIEDLKSTADGLKIVDQKLQDAQNIIQNNITEIKTSLTELSHITRGPELLTNASKIKTDELSQAISKLQIDLTNITETLTKKLTWLQNDRENDKKKLDSMMDNNLNVTVTLESLRGQCAKISEHEKLLNATIMTVNDQVKNIHTLDLNARINKMEQNYSHLKNTTDVILNSINDINNNSKVSGQGQTTRNTTQS; encoded by the exons atggaCTCGGTGGCGGTGACAGTGCCACTTCGTCCTCcgacgaaaaaaatgaaaaaacgtaAAGAATTAGATGCATTAGCACCTTCACATGTAATCTCCAGAAGAACATCTGGCAAAAGAAGTTCacag GAGTTATTGACTGACAGCAGTGATGAACGTTCGGAATATTGGAATGTATCAATACGTGGTAATCGTAAAGCTCGAGCTAGACGAGGACGTTCATGTCCAGGTTTATTTCGTGCATGTAATGCATTTTTTGGATGTGCATCTGTATTAGCAACAGCAAGTCTTATTTGGCTGTTTATTGATGTACGTCAACAATTAACATCACTCAGAGTTGAAGTGGACCAAG TTATAGCAGGTAGCGATGGTGTTCAGGACACTCTTCAAAAGTGTCATTCACTCTCCAAAGAGCTTCAAAACAATCAGACATTTTTATACACCCAATTGGCAGATGTCAAATTACAAATTGCCAATTTTACAACACAG tTGTCAAGCCTACAGCCAGAACTTCATCAAGTTCAAGAACTTTTAAATCGTGCACCAGAATTAACAAATGTTCcaaaagatttaaataatatattaaatagtgTTGCAACATTTGGAAGtaaaattgaagatttaaaaagtACTGCTGATggtttaaaaattgttgatcaaaaattacaagatgctcaaaatattattcaaaataatataacagaaattaag actTCATTGACTGAACTGTCACATATTACACGTGGACcagaattattaacaaatgcatcaaaaataaaaacagatgaATTAAGTCAAGCAATATCAAAGTTACAAattgatttaacaaatatCACTGAAACATTgacgaaaaaattaacatggcTTCAAAATGATCGTGAAAATGACAAG aaaaaattgGACAGTATGatggataataatttaaacgtGACAGTGACACTTGAATCACTTCGTGGACAATGTGCCAAAATATCagaacatgaaaaattattaaacgcAACAATAATGACTGTCAATGATCag gtaaaaaatattcatacacTTGATCTCAATGCTAGAATAAACAAGATGGAACAAAATTATAGTCACTTGAAAAATACGACAGATgtgatattaaattcaataaatgatataaataataattcaaaagtcAGTGGACAAGGTCAAACAACTAGAAACACAACACaaagttga
- the LOC122853034 gene encoding endoplasmic reticulum junction formation protein lunapark-A isoform X1: protein MGVIFSRFRKKKTTIEILEDLDTQIKKIEQYGTTTEQRHKKIVGTLLIYSVLLYIVTAVVFYFYFFPASLYDQLFYITPLLIFPLLIIITKKMVSWYYKRKISKNHDKLITMEQEKKKILEEVTEKETYKKAKEILLKFAPDQLRMTPLTPQPVGKITSPTDTPKRPVDTPRASITSPIGSVVPQSGRGVGQNALSPMSAGGNELRRRAFNFASPGGVTPSIGTPKFGARPLAIGFTSQYNTPAGPMSNIKSPVASLMSPRSPLPRPILSQQRSYLDRLVEYLVGDGPSNRYALICQQCDSHNGMALKEEFEFFGFRCCYCNYWNAARKQKPSAPKLDNDVTSPIAFALNSKKLTESSNSSGSDSDIEVVEKPDTSDNDTPEEHIPENKTTESEQEVENLSDDKILTTTQVATESAHNEEMEIDESPRK from the exons ATGGGTGTTATATTTTCCAGATTTAGA aaaaagaaaacaacaattgaaattttagaAGACCTTGACacg caaattaaaaaaattgaacaatatgGAACAACGACTGAACAAagacacaaaaaaattgtcgGTACATTATTGATATACAGTGTTTTACTTTACATTGTAACAGCAgttgttttttacttttacttttttcctGCATCATTGTATGATCAGTTATTTTACATTACTCCATTGCTCATATTTCCATTGCT tattataattactaaaaaaatggTGAGTTGGTACTACAAGCGAAAGATTTctaaaaatcatgataaactAATAACAAtggaacaagaaaaaaaaaaaatattagaagaaGTTACAGAGAAAGAAACTTACAAAAAAGCCAAggaaatattgttaaaatttgcTCCAGATCAACTTCGAATGACACCG CTGACACCACAG ccTGTTGGAAAAATTACAAGTCCAACAGATACACCAAAACGTCCAGTTGATACACCACGTGCTTCAATAACATCACCAATTGGATCAGTTGTACCACAAAGTGGACGAGGTGTTGGACAAAATGCACTGTCACCAATGTCAGCTGGTGGAAATGAATTACGAAGACGAGCATTTAATTTTGCAAGTCCAGGAGGAGTAACACCATCAATTGGTACGCCAAAATTTGGTGCTCGTCCTCTTGCTATTGGATTTACATCCCAATACAATACTCCAGCTGGACCAATGTCCAATATTAAATCACCTGTTGCTTCGTTAATGAGCCCTC gcTCACCTTTACCGCGTCCAATTCTTTCTCAGCAGAGAAGTTATTTGGATCGTTTGGTTGAATATCTTGTTGGTGATGGACCATCAAATAGATATGCTTTAATTTGTCAACAGTGTGATTCACACAATGGCATGGCATTAAAAGaagaatttgaattttttggttttcgttgttgttattgtaattattggaATGCAGCAAGAAAACAAAAACCATCAGCACCAAAATTAGATAATGATGTTACATCACCAATTGCATTTGCATtgaattctaaaaaattaactgaatCATCAAATTCATCTGGTTCTG atTCTGATATCGAGGTTGTTGAGAAACCTGATACATCAGACAATGATACTCCAGAAGAGCATATaccagaaaataaaacaactgaaTCTGAACAAG
- the LOC122853042 gene encoding uncharacterized protein LOC122853042, whose translation MENKYNAKETINLLDLLSESDSDLSDIIEIQKKKKVKRRQKFVNERVKKNNNTCNCIKSQTKIITLWFATLFIIFWLIALSWLAIILYGEIGKMDTTIKTGK comes from the exons atggaaaataaatataatgccaaagagacaattaatttattagatttattGTCAGAAAGTGATAGTGATTTATcagatattattgaaatacaaaaaaaaaaaaaagttaaaag aagacaaaaatttgttaatgaaagagttaagaaaaataataatacatgtaattgtattaaatcacaaacaaaaataataacattatggTTTGCaacattgtttataattttctggCTAATTGCATTATCATGGCTGGCAATAATTCTTTATGGAGAAATTGGAAAAATggatacaacaataaaaactg gaaaataa
- the LOC122853034 gene encoding endoplasmic reticulum junction formation protein lunapark-A isoform X2: MGVIFSRFRKKKTTIEILEDLDTQIKKIEQYGTTTEQRHKKIVGTLLIYSVLLYIVTAVVFYFYFFPASLYDQLFYITPLLIFPLLIIITKKMVSWYYKRKISKNHDKLITMEQEKKKILEEVTEKETYKKAKEILLKFAPDQLRMTPLTPQPVGKITSPTDTPKRPVDTPRASITSPIGSVVPQSGRGVGQNALSPMSAGGNELRRRAFNFASPGGVTPSIGSPLPRPILSQQRSYLDRLVEYLVGDGPSNRYALICQQCDSHNGMALKEEFEFFGFRCCYCNYWNAARKQKPSAPKLDNDVTSPIAFALNSKKLTESSNSSGSDSDIEVVEKPDTSDNDTPEEHIPENKTTESEQEVENLSDDKILTTTQVATESAHNEEMEIDESPRK; the protein is encoded by the exons ATGGGTGTTATATTTTCCAGATTTAGA aaaaagaaaacaacaattgaaattttagaAGACCTTGACacg caaattaaaaaaattgaacaatatgGAACAACGACTGAACAAagacacaaaaaaattgtcgGTACATTATTGATATACAGTGTTTTACTTTACATTGTAACAGCAgttgttttttacttttacttttttcctGCATCATTGTATGATCAGTTATTTTACATTACTCCATTGCTCATATTTCCATTGCT tattataattactaaaaaaatggTGAGTTGGTACTACAAGCGAAAGATTTctaaaaatcatgataaactAATAACAAtggaacaagaaaaaaaaaaaatattagaagaaGTTACAGAGAAAGAAACTTACAAAAAAGCCAAggaaatattgttaaaatttgcTCCAGATCAACTTCGAATGACACCG CTGACACCACAG ccTGTTGGAAAAATTACAAGTCCAACAGATACACCAAAACGTCCAGTTGATACACCACGTGCTTCAATAACATCACCAATTGGATCAGTTGTACCACAAAGTGGACGAGGTGTTGGACAAAATGCACTGTCACCAATGTCAGCTGGTGGAAATGAATTACGAAGACGAGCATTTAATTTTGCAAGTCCAGGAGGAGTAACACCATCAATTG gcTCACCTTTACCGCGTCCAATTCTTTCTCAGCAGAGAAGTTATTTGGATCGTTTGGTTGAATATCTTGTTGGTGATGGACCATCAAATAGATATGCTTTAATTTGTCAACAGTGTGATTCACACAATGGCATGGCATTAAAAGaagaatttgaattttttggttttcgttgttgttattgtaattattggaATGCAGCAAGAAAACAAAAACCATCAGCACCAAAATTAGATAATGATGTTACATCACCAATTGCATTTGCATtgaattctaaaaaattaactgaatCATCAAATTCATCTGGTTCTG atTCTGATATCGAGGTTGTTGAGAAACCTGATACATCAGACAATGATACTCCAGAAGAGCATATaccagaaaataaaacaactgaaTCTGAACAAG
- the LOC122853035 gene encoding 60S ribosomal protein L34-like yields the protein MVQRLTFRRRLSYNTKSNRTRVVRTPGGKLVYQYLKKPKKIPTCGGCKEKLRGIQPARPMERSRMCRRKKTVKRVYGGVLCHRCVKERIVRAFLIEEQKIVVKVIKARQASVKTKKTEK from the exons ATGGTACAACGGCTGACGTTCAGACGACGATTGTCGTACAACACCAAGAGCAACAGAACCCGTGT tGTTCGTACACCAGGTGGTAAACTCGTTTATCAATACTTGAAGAAACCCAAGAAGATACCAACATGTGGTGGATGCAAAGAAAAACTTAGAGGTATTCAACCAGCTCGTCCTATGGAACGTTCACGTATGTGTCGTCGTAAAAAGACCGTAAAACGTGTCTATGGTGGTGTACTTTGTCACAGATGTGTTAAAGAAAG aATCGTTCGTGCTTTTCTCATCGAAgaacaaaaaattgttgtcAAAGTAATCAAAGCACGTCAAGCCTctgttaaaacaaaaaaaacagaaaagtaa
- the LOC122853038 gene encoding transport and Golgi organization 2 homolog, whose protein sequence is MCILFIYRNPNADSSSYRLIIATNRDEYYNRPTKSAHFWDNHANCLGGTDEEPGRQGGTWLGLSKNNKKLGILLNLKESQPEDSTNSPATSKKGRGFIVNNFITSSKSATNYLNELYDDHKTKQSYNSFTLVTVNFSNIDVNYFSNSIKTQGPEKCDDVIIGFGNSVYNRPYKKVTNGKEIFKSIVNNAKVHEEDQLIEKLFQFLQLKEQHLPDEELESTHPNEFERLSSIFINGNENYGTRTHTLIFLDTNNHLTFIENTKENEIWSQQRFDMLLSV, encoded by the exons atgtgtatattatttatttatcgtaatCCAAATGCAGACTCATCATCATATCGTCTTATCATTGCAACAAATCGTGATGAATATTATAATCGTCCAACAAAGTCAGCTCATTTTTGGGATAATCATGCAAATTGTCTTGgtg gAACTGATGAAGAACCAGGTAGACAAGGTGGTACCTGGCTaggattatcaaaaaataataaaaaacttggtatattgttgaatttaaaagaatCTCAACCTGAAGATTCAACTAATTCACCTGCCACATCAAAAAAAGGTCGTggatttattgttaataattttatcacatCTAGCAAATCagcaacaaattatttaaatgagttATATGATGATCATAAAACTAAACAATCATATAATTCATTTACTCTGGTTACTGTTAATTTTTc aaatattgatgttaattattttagcaattCAATTAAGACACAAGGTCCAGAAAAATGTGATGATGTAATTATTGGATTTGGTAATAGTGTTTACAATCGaccatataaaaaagtaacaaatggaaaagaaatttttaaatctattgttaataatgcCAAAGTTCATGAAGAGGATCAACttattgaaaaactttttcaatttttacaattaaaagaaca aCATTTGCCAGATGAAGAGTTAGAATCAACTCATCCAAATGAATTTGAACGACTTAgctcaatatttattaatggcAATGAAAATTATGGAACAAGAACTcatacattaatttttcttgacaCCAATAATCATCTGACATTCATTGAAAAcacaaaagaaaatgaaatttggAGTCAACAACGTTTCGATATGCTCTTGTctgtctaa
- the LOC122853039 gene encoding replication stress response regulator SDE2, which translates to MLQVKLESGHGCKTIFTDPKGITLLEMWIHLENLGFSKEQFYALKNGRTVEDDEQLLQGSLTILPKLVGGKGGFGSMLRAIGAQIEKTTNREACRDLSGRRLRDINEEKRLKAWMEKKDTRKEEAVERKKKKLERLCAEPRHEFKDKNYEHERSVLTDKIDDAVEKGFKMAKIIEETKQVAGASNAKKGVKRKTFLDDFDEDIDSDDLTSSDDDDDDKKNKLNKKPKTINNDKTDNSAGTSTESSSSDPENENIKMLTN; encoded by the exons atgttgcaAGTAAAATTGGAAAGTGGCCATGGATGCAAAACAATTTTCACAGACCCAAAGGGTATTACACTTTTGGAAATGTGGATACACCTAGAAAACCTG GGTTTTTCAAAAGAACAATTTTATGCTCTTAAAAATGGTCGAACTGTTGAAGATGATGAGCAACTACTTCAAGGATCACTGACAATATTACCAAAACTTGTTGGAGGTAAAGGAGGATTTGGTTCAATGCTTCGTGCAATTGGAgcacaaattgaaaaaacaacaaatcgTGAAGCATGTAGAGATCTTAGTGGACGTCGTCTTCGTGAtattaatgaagaaaaacGTTTAAAAGCTtggatggaaaaaaaagatactcGTAAAGAAGAAGCtgttgagagaaaaaaaaaaaaattagaaagatTATGTGCTGAACCAAGACACGagtttaaagataaaaattatgaacacGAAAGATCAGTTCTtactgataaaattgatgatgctGTTGAAAAAGGTTTTAAAATGGctaaaattattgaagagACTAAACAAGTTGCTGGAGCAAGTAATGCCAAAAAAGgagttaaaagaaaaacattccttgatgattttgatgaagACATTGACTCTGATGATCTAACAAgcagtgatgatgatgatgatgacaaaaaaaataagctaaataaaaaacctaAGACAATCAATAATGACAAGACAGATAATTCAGCTGGTACATCAacagaatcatcatcatctgatcctgaaaatgaaaatataaaaatgttaacaaattaa